From Psychrobacillus sp. FSL K6-2836, a single genomic window includes:
- a CDS encoding ClpXP adapter SpxH family protein, with translation MTRIQIPSETFTSPLLNKPLEMYVFLDPLCPTCWDMQPTLRKLQVEYGQYFTVRTVLSTQLNNLNTVCNFPNANLSSESFNISKVEHSVFPSIAVKAAEFQGKKAALRFFIKIQEYLFLKTKNVTSFSILQEIAEEVRLDVDEFTRDFLSNECARSFQSDLSITCEMEVDSFPSIVFFNENIEDEGIKVAGNYPYEIYVQILQEMLYEKPEIQDPPSLEKLFDRFHSLTTNEIASYYNISDQLAERELKKLLLLQKVERLLLPNTVLWRLK, from the coding sequence GTGACAAGAATACAAATTCCGTCTGAGACGTTCACATCCCCATTACTAAACAAGCCGCTTGAAATGTACGTTTTTTTGGACCCATTATGTCCAACTTGTTGGGATATGCAACCTACCCTTCGGAAATTGCAAGTAGAGTACGGACAGTATTTTACTGTACGCACTGTACTTAGTACTCAATTGAATAATTTGAATACAGTTTGTAACTTTCCCAATGCCAATTTGAGTAGTGAATCATTTAATATTTCCAAAGTAGAACATTCCGTTTTCCCTTCTATCGCTGTGAAAGCTGCAGAATTTCAAGGAAAGAAAGCTGCTTTACGTTTTTTTATAAAAATTCAAGAGTACTTGTTTTTGAAAACTAAAAACGTTACATCCTTTTCCATATTACAGGAGATAGCAGAAGAAGTTAGACTTGATGTGGATGAATTTACACGTGATTTTCTTTCTAATGAATGTGCTAGGTCCTTCCAAAGCGATTTATCCATTACTTGTGAAATGGAAGTGGACTCTTTTCCAAGCATCGTATTCTTCAATGAAAATATTGAAGATGAAGGTATAAAAGTAGCTGGAAATTATCCTTACGAGATATATGTACAAATCCTTCAAGAAATGCTATACGAGAAGCCAGAAATTCAAGATCCTCCATCACTGGAAAAACTTTTTGATCGATTCCATTCTTTAACTACAAATGAAATTGCAAGCTATTATAATATTTCTGATCAATTAGCGGAACGTGAACTTAAAAAGCTTCTATTATTGCAAAAAGTTGAAAGACTTCTCTTACCAAACACCGTATTATGGCGATTAAAATAA